The following proteins are encoded in a genomic region of Musa acuminata AAA Group cultivar baxijiao chromosome BXJ2-11, Cavendish_Baxijiao_AAA, whole genome shotgun sequence:
- the LOC135627532 gene encoding uncharacterized protein LOC135627532 produces the protein MTRHNGSVDTISRQKSYADNRRRDIEFQVGDFVFLKVSPSKGVARFGKKGKLNPRFIGPFEILERIGSIAYKIALPPSMCHIHDIFHVSMLRKYIPDPSHVIEYETIVIEKDLFYKEEPIRIIDKKEKILRNRIIYLVKVIWKHHSTNETTWELEEEMKKAYPHLFAERGMTNLVD, from the coding sequence agtcggcaaaagagctatgctgataacagaagacgagatatcgagttccaagtaggggattttgtattcctaaaggtctccccttccaaaggcgttgcaagatttggaaagaaaggaaagttaaacccaaggttcattggaccttttgagatccttgaaagaattggctctatcgcttataagattgccttaccaccatcgatgtgtcatattcatgatatatttcatgtgtcaatgctcagaaagtatatacctgatccctctcatgtcattgagtatgagacgattgtgattgagaaagacttattttacaaggaagagcccattcggattattgataaaaaagagaagatcttaagaaatagaatcatttatctggttaaagtaatttggaagcatcattctacaaatgaaacgacctgggagctagaggaagaaatgaagaaagcttatcctcatcttttcgccgaaagaggtatgacaaatttagtggactaa